A single window of Caldicellulosiruptor bescii DSM 6725 DNA harbors:
- the fliF gene encoding flagellar basal-body MS-ring/collar protein FliF, which translates to MPQFLNDYLKSIKEKWSSFSKSQKIMFVVSSSIILLSVIVAIYITTRPHYITIFSGLDPKEAAEIQNILSDQKIDSKAANGGTTILVRDTDVDRAKMAAAQAGYPKNSSITFEDALKLSSSMTATEADKRRTFIKLKESEIQQALKQMSDYIEDAVVNLSIPEDYTFALKSEAEKPTASVKLTLKKSLSSDQIEGIQRFVAASVEGLLPENVVIIDNKGNYLSDNSSDTTEGLSSKQLQLKIATKNEIEKKIKELLGSYVSSPEDVKVSVNLDMNFDMQKISETKYSPVLEDSGIVVSKKTTKEEAQSTNSSSSGVPGTDTNPTQNAPQYPITSQGGQSTYTKTDETVNYQNNEKKIETIKAPGTINYDKSSIAVVLYRYVTYTQEDFEKSEQAKNMSWAQFKLQNQNNKRSFLTDQKEVETIINLIKSATGIQNVTVEGYEIPTFVDKPQRQIPVDYIYVALAFLLLMVFAASVLIKASRSKSKTVELAGVGPLEISEGKPTAEEILHEAEKRKEPEVEEINVEEFGVSQYEKQIDKLLKEKPEIVAQLLRNWLNEDWE; encoded by the coding sequence TTGCCTCAATTTTTAAATGATTATTTGAAAAGTATAAAAGAAAAATGGAGTAGCTTCTCCAAATCACAGAAGATAATGTTTGTTGTATCTTCTTCTATAATACTATTATCGGTCATTGTAGCCATTTACATTACTACAAGGCCTCACTATATCACAATCTTTTCTGGGCTTGACCCGAAAGAAGCAGCAGAGATTCAAAACATTTTAAGCGACCAAAAGATTGATTCAAAAGCTGCAAACGGTGGTACAACTATATTGGTAAGAGATACAGATGTTGACAGGGCAAAGATGGCAGCAGCTCAAGCAGGATATCCTAAAAATAGCAGTATCACATTTGAAGATGCGTTAAAACTTTCAAGCTCTATGACGGCAACAGAAGCCGATAAAAGAAGAACATTTATAAAACTTAAAGAAAGTGAAATTCAACAAGCTCTAAAACAAATGTCAGATTACATAGAGGACGCGGTTGTAAATTTGAGCATACCTGAGGACTACACTTTTGCGCTTAAAAGTGAAGCAGAAAAACCTACTGCAAGTGTAAAGCTCACTTTGAAAAAGAGTTTGAGCTCGGACCAAATAGAGGGTATTCAGAGGTTTGTTGCAGCTTCAGTTGAAGGACTTTTGCCAGAAAATGTAGTGATAATAGACAACAAAGGAAATTATCTTTCAGACAATTCGTCAGATACAACCGAAGGACTTTCAAGCAAGCAGCTTCAACTCAAGATTGCAACTAAAAATGAGATTGAGAAAAAGATAAAAGAGCTTTTAGGAAGCTATGTAAGTTCCCCTGAAGATGTGAAGGTGTCAGTGAATTTAGATATGAATTTTGATATGCAAAAAATAAGCGAAACAAAGTACTCACCTGTTTTAGAAGACAGTGGTATAGTTGTATCAAAAAAAACAACAAAAGAGGAAGCTCAGAGCACAAATTCTTCATCCAGCGGTGTTCCTGGGACTGATACTAATCCCACACAAAATGCACCACAGTATCCTATAACTTCTCAAGGAGGGCAGTCTACATATACAAAGACTGATGAGACTGTGAATTATCAAAATAATGAAAAAAAAATTGAGACTATAAAAGCACCTGGCACTATTAACTATGACAAATCTTCAATAGCAGTTGTGCTTTACAGATACGTTACATATACTCAGGAAGATTTTGAAAAGTCTGAGCAAGCAAAAAATATGAGCTGGGCACAGTTCAAACTCCAGAATCAGAACAATAAAAGGTCATTTTTGACAGACCAGAAAGAAGTGGAAACAATTATAAATCTTATAAAGAGTGCAACAGGTATACAAAACGTTACAGTAGAAGGGTATGAAATTCCAACCTTTGTTGACAAGCCTCAAAGACAAATTCCTGTTGATTACATTTACGTTGCGCTTGCGTTTTTGCTTTTGATGGTGTTTGCGGCAAGCGTCTTAATAAAGGCATCAAGGAGCAAGTCTAAAACTGTGGAACTTGCAGGAGTTGGGCCTTTAGAGATTTCAGAGGGAAAACCAACAGCTGAGGAAATTTTACACGAAGCTGAAAAAAGAAAAGAACCAGAAGTTGAAGAGATAAATGTTGAAGAGTTTGGTGTTAGCCAGTATGAAAAACAGATTGACAAACTCTTAAAAGAAAAACCTGAAATAGTTGCACAACTTCTCAGAAACTGGCTCAACGAAGATTGGGAGTGA
- the fliE gene encoding flagellar hook-basal body complex protein FliE, which produces MVGNINFDSITKAFEKQFSSINTNSASTQNSQVSFVDFLYKALEGVDGLQKEADYQNNLFLLGLSTNPQDAIVASEKASIALQLTLQIRNKILDAYNEIMRMQV; this is translated from the coding sequence ATGGTGGGGAACATAAACTTTGATAGCATTACAAAAGCTTTTGAAAAGCAGTTTTCGAGCATAAATACAAACAGCGCAAGTACTCAAAATTCCCAGGTTTCGTTTGTTGATTTTCTCTACAAAGCGTTAGAAGGCGTGGATGGGCTTCAAAAAGAAGCAGATTATCAGAACAACCTATTTTTGCTGGGGCTTTCTACAAATCCGCAGGATGCAATAGTAGCCTCTGAAAAAGCTTCAATAGCATTGCAGCTTACCTTGCAGATTCGAAACAAGATTTTGGATGCATACAATGAGATTATGCGTATGCAGGTGTAA
- the flgC gene encoding flagellar basal body rod protein FlgC has product MGMFDAINISSSALSAQRVRMDVIAQNIANANTTRTENGQPYRRKVVVFEERKLSFANILSQKIGEGTTSFYGGVRVKAILEDPSPFKKVYDPTHPDADQNGYVNYPNVDIVTEMVNMIEASRSYEANVTALNITKSMITRTFEIGK; this is encoded by the coding sequence ATGGGAATGTTTGATGCAATAAATATTTCTTCGTCGGCTTTGAGTGCACAGCGTGTTAGAATGGATGTAATTGCCCAAAATATTGCAAACGCAAACACAACAAGAACAGAAAATGGTCAGCCGTACAGAAGAAAGGTTGTTGTTTTTGAGGAAAGAAAACTAAGCTTTGCTAACATATTAAGTCAGAAGATTGGTGAAGGCACAACTTCATTTTATGGTGGTGTTAGAGTAAAGGCTATTTTAGAAGACCCAAGCCCGTTTAAGAAGGTATATGACCCTACACACCCAGATGCTGACCAAAACGGTTATGTAAATTATCCAAATGTAGACATTGTCACAGAGATGGTTAATATGATTGAAGCATCGCGTTCGTATGAGGCAAATGTCACTGCTCTTAACATCACAAAGTCGATGATAACAAGAACGTTTGAAATAGGCAAATAA
- the flgB gene encoding flagellar basal body rod protein FlgB: MINMFDKIDLYKKALDWAWERNKIISNNIANADTPGYKAKDLNFRAFLQRSLNQEESLELVTTNERHIKESSSNPDNSLEVLDSSLQMRLDQNTVDIEQEMGKLLQNSLYFDGVSLQLSREINKWKTVIKEGR; encoded by the coding sequence ATGATAAATATGTTTGATAAAATTGACCTTTACAAAAAGGCACTTGACTGGGCGTGGGAGAGAAACAAAATAATCTCAAACAACATAGCAAATGCGGATACGCCTGGCTATAAGGCAAAAGACTTGAATTTTAGAGCGTTCTTGCAGAGAAGTTTGAACCAAGAAGAAAGTTTAGAACTTGTAACAACCAATGAAAGACATATAAAAGAAAGCAGTAGTAATCCAGACAATTCCTTAGAAGTGCTTGACAGCAGTCTGCAGATGAGACTTGACCAGAACACTGTGGACATAGAACAGGAGATGGGGAAACTTTTGCAAAATTCTCTGTATTTTGATGGTGTGTCACTTCAGCTTTCAAGGGAGATAAACAAGTGGAAGACGGTTATCAAGGAAGGAAGGTGA
- the codY gene encoding GTP-sensing pleiotropic transcriptional regulator CodY, whose translation MQQSLLEKVRKLNRVIQSKDKEVLDFEKLCSVVGDVTDSSVFFIDKDGKVICKYIMPFVNVDIKLSEEKKIGDNLQKFFWWFVDTRANMKFSDITKIAEIESKVGSENDLLCTSVPVIGGGRRFGTVLAFKSFSSFTEEDIIVLEYASTVLGLELLNLSKEEDEEEKKKREMIKSAIETLSMSELEALVHIFDELKGNEGLLVASRIADKVGITRSVIVNALRKFESAGLIETRSLGLKGTYIKVLNEMIRDEIEKQKENLKLK comes from the coding sequence ATGCAACAGAGTCTTCTTGAAAAAGTTCGGAAACTCAACAGAGTTATCCAAAGTAAGGACAAAGAAGTCTTGGATTTTGAAAAGCTGTGCTCTGTTGTTGGTGATGTGACAGATTCGAGTGTATTTTTTATAGACAAGGATGGCAAAGTCATTTGCAAATACATCATGCCTTTTGTGAATGTGGATATAAAGCTTTCTGAAGAAAAAAAGATAGGTGATAATCTTCAAAAATTTTTCTGGTGGTTTGTGGATACAAGAGCCAATATGAAGTTTTCAGACATCACCAAGATTGCTGAAATTGAGAGCAAAGTTGGTAGCGAAAACGACCTGCTGTGTACATCTGTCCCTGTGATTGGCGGGGGCAGGAGATTCGGCACAGTTTTGGCGTTCAAAAGTTTTTCATCTTTTACAGAAGAGGATATAATTGTTCTTGAATATGCCTCTACTGTGCTTGGGCTTGAACTTTTGAATCTTTCCAAAGAAGAAGATGAAGAAGAAAAGAAAAAAAGAGAGATGATAAAATCTGCAATTGAGACACTTTCTATGTCTGAGCTTGAAGCACTTGTGCATATTTTTGATGAGTTAAAAGGAAACGAAGGGCTTTTGGTTGCAAGCAGAATTGCTGATAAAGTTGGAATTACACGTTCTGTCATTGTAAATGCTCTAAGAAAATTTGAGAGTGCAGGTCTTATAGAGACAAGGTCGCTTGGACTTAAGGGCACGTATATAAAGGTGTTAAATGAAATGATAAGGGATGAGATAGAAAAACAAAAAGAAAACCTAAAGTTAAAGTGA
- the hslU gene encoding ATP-dependent protease ATPase subunit HslU, whose protein sequence is MMELTPQEIVRELDKYIVGQDRAKKCVAIALRNRYRRAKLPKELQDEITPKNILMVGPTGVGKTEIARRLAKLVNAPFVKVEATKFTEVGYVGRDVDSMVRDLVENAISLVKSEYMEKMKERAKALVEDRILEILIPEPQARKAGFKNPFEALFGATSQEMEQSYQTTDDYIRTQREILREKLRSGELEDKVIEVEVEDTVKPPFEMIMGTISDEMGISFQDVIGSLFPKKKKKKKMTIREAREVLEQEEYNKLIDMDEVIKEAIQRAEQHGIIFIDEIDKIAGKGSSVGPDVSREGVQRDILPIVEGSTVMTKYGPVKTDHILFIAAGAFHVAKVSDLIPELQGRFPVVVELSPLTEEDFKKILTQPKNAIIKQYIELMKTEGVNITFTDDAIEAIAKVAVKINEQSENIGARRLHTVVEKIMEDISFEYANVEKPVDLVIDKDYVYSKVSDIIKDKDLSRFII, encoded by the coding sequence ATGATGGAATTAACTCCTCAGGAGATTGTAAGAGAACTTGACAAGTATATAGTTGGGCAAGATAGGGCAAAAAAGTGTGTTGCCATTGCCCTTCGAAATAGGTACAGGCGCGCAAAGCTTCCTAAGGAGCTTCAGGATGAGATAACGCCAAAGAACATCTTGATGGTAGGGCCAACAGGTGTTGGTAAGACAGAGATTGCAAGAAGGCTTGCAAAGCTTGTAAATGCTCCGTTTGTGAAAGTTGAAGCAACAAAGTTTACTGAGGTTGGATATGTTGGAAGAGATGTAGATTCAATGGTTCGAGACCTTGTTGAAAATGCAATATCCTTAGTTAAAAGCGAGTACATGGAAAAAATGAAAGAAAGAGCAAAAGCTCTTGTTGAGGACAGAATTTTGGAGATATTAATTCCTGAACCTCAGGCAAGAAAAGCAGGATTTAAAAATCCGTTTGAAGCACTTTTTGGTGCCACCTCACAAGAGATGGAGCAAAGTTATCAGACAACAGATGATTACATTAGAACGCAAAGAGAGATTTTGCGTGAAAAACTTCGATCTGGTGAGCTTGAGGACAAGGTGATTGAGGTTGAGGTTGAAGATACTGTAAAACCTCCTTTTGAAATGATTATGGGGACAATTTCTGATGAGATGGGGATTTCTTTCCAGGATGTTATTGGGTCGCTCTTCCCAAAGAAGAAAAAAAAGAAAAAGATGACAATAAGGGAAGCACGAGAGGTTTTAGAACAGGAAGAGTACAACAAACTTATTGACATGGATGAGGTTATAAAGGAGGCTATCCAAAGAGCCGAGCAACATGGAATCATCTTTATTGATGAGATAGACAAGATTGCCGGAAAAGGTTCAAGTGTTGGTCCTGATGTGTCAAGAGAAGGTGTGCAAAGAGACATTCTTCCCATTGTTGAGGGAAGCACTGTTATGACAAAATATGGTCCTGTAAAGACAGACCATATTCTGTTTATTGCAGCTGGAGCTTTTCATGTTGCAAAGGTTTCTGACTTGATACCAGAACTTCAGGGAAGGTTTCCAGTTGTTGTAGAACTAAGTCCTTTGACAGAAGAGGATTTCAAAAAGATATTAACACAGCCAAAGAATGCAATTATAAAGCAATATATTGAGCTTATGAAAACAGAAGGTGTAAATATTACCTTTACAGATGATGCAATAGAGGCAATTGCAAAGGTTGCTGTGAAGATAAATGAGCAGAGCGAAAATATCGGTGCGCGAAGACTTCACACTGTTGTTGAAAAAATAATGGAAGACATTTCGTTTGAATATGCAAATGTTGAAAAACCAGTAGACCTTGTGATTGACAAGGATTATGTATATTCAAAAGTTTCGGATATTATAAAGGACAAAGATTTGAGCAGGTTCATAATATAA
- the hslV gene encoding ATP-dependent protease subunit HslV: protein MFHATTIVAVKKGESVAIAGDGQVTFSQNMIMKSTAKKVRKLYNGKVLVGFAGSVADAITLCEKFEEKLEQNSGNLQKSVVELAKEWRQDKVLRRLEALMVVADKDHLFVVSGSGEVVEPDDNIAAIGSGGPYALAAARALLQSTDLSAAEIARKALEIAASICVYTNNNITVLEL, encoded by the coding sequence ATGTTTCATGCAACAACAATAGTGGCTGTAAAAAAAGGCGAAAGTGTTGCCATCGCTGGTGATGGTCAGGTCACATTTTCCCAGAATATGATAATGAAATCTACAGCTAAGAAGGTCAGAAAACTTTACAATGGCAAGGTTTTGGTTGGTTTTGCAGGGTCTGTTGCAGACGCAATAACCCTGTGTGAAAAGTTTGAAGAAAAGCTTGAACAAAATAGCGGCAATTTGCAAAAGAGCGTTGTTGAGCTTGCAAAGGAGTGGCGGCAGGACAAAGTCCTAAGACGCTTAGAAGCCCTTATGGTTGTAGCAGACAAAGATCACCTTTTTGTGGTATCAGGAAGCGGCGAGGTTGTCGAGCCGGATGACAACATTGCTGCGATTGGTTCTGGTGGGCCATATGCCTTGGCAGCTGCAAGAGCACTTTTGCAGAGCACTGACCTTTCTGCCGCTGAAATTGCCAGAAAAGCTTTGGAGATTGCGGCATCCATTTGTGTGTATACAAACAACAATATTACAGTTTTGGAATTGTAG
- the trmFO gene encoding methylenetetrahydrofolate--tRNA-(uracil(54)-C(5))-methyltransferase (FADH(2)-oxidizing) TrmFO: MEIVVIGAGLAGVEAANVISKFGIKVKLFEMKPKKFSPAHKIDNFAELVCSNSLKSKLLTNASGLLKEEMKVFGSLVMEAAEATSVEAGQALAVDRYKFSEYITQRIKHNGLISIIHEEVTEVPRDKVVVVSTGPLTTESLLSDISKLCNSKNLYFFDAAAPIVLKDSIDFSKAFFASRYNKGSNDYINCPMTKEEYERFYWELVNAEVIEVKDFEKDLLFEGCMPIEEMARRGIDTMRYGPLKPVGIIDPRTGKMPYAVVQLRKDTQDGKLYNMVGFQTRLKWSEQKRVFRLIPGLENAEFVRYGVMHKNSYINSPEVLTKYLFLKKYPNIFFAGQITGVEGYLESASTGIIAGINAARQILGKEPISLPPNTCIGALIEYITTPKKDFQPMNANYGIISIDDEISKIKDKEKRKLLIAQKSLNICRELANKIFE; the protein is encoded by the coding sequence ATGGAAATTGTAGTTATTGGAGCTGGGCTTGCAGGTGTTGAAGCAGCGAATGTAATCTCAAAGTTTGGAATAAAGGTAAAACTTTTTGAGATGAAACCCAAAAAGTTTTCGCCTGCGCACAAAATAGATAACTTTGCAGAGCTTGTATGCAGCAACTCTTTAAAATCTAAACTTTTGACAAATGCATCTGGGCTTTTAAAGGAAGAGATGAAGGTGTTCGGTTCGCTTGTGATGGAAGCAGCAGAGGCAACTTCAGTTGAGGCAGGACAGGCTTTGGCAGTTGACAGGTACAAGTTTTCAGAGTATATAACCCAAAGAATAAAACATAATGGGCTAATTAGCATAATTCATGAAGAGGTGACAGAAGTTCCAAGGGACAAGGTTGTAGTGGTCAGCACAGGACCTCTTACAACAGAAAGTCTTCTTTCTGATATTTCAAAGCTATGTAATAGCAAAAATCTTTATTTTTTTGATGCTGCAGCACCAATTGTGCTCAAAGACTCCATAGACTTTTCAAAAGCGTTTTTTGCCTCACGCTATAACAAAGGTTCAAATGACTATATAAACTGTCCAATGACCAAAGAAGAATATGAAAGGTTTTACTGGGAACTTGTAAATGCTGAAGTTATAGAAGTTAAAGATTTTGAAAAGGACCTGCTGTTTGAAGGCTGTATGCCGATTGAAGAGATGGCAAGACGTGGTATTGATACAATGAGGTATGGTCCGCTAAAGCCAGTTGGAATTATTGACCCAAGAACTGGTAAGATGCCTTACGCTGTTGTACAGCTGAGAAAAGACACCCAGGATGGAAAACTTTATAACATGGTAGGGTTTCAGACAAGACTTAAATGGAGTGAACAAAAAAGGGTTTTCAGGCTAATTCCCGGCCTTGAGAATGCTGAGTTTGTGAGATATGGTGTGATGCACAAAAATTCTTATATTAACTCACCTGAAGTGCTGACTAAATACCTTTTTCTCAAAAAATATCCAAACATATTCTTTGCAGGTCAAATAACAGGTGTTGAAGGGTATTTGGAGTCTGCATCAACTGGTATCATTGCAGGGATTAATGCAGCAAGACAGATTTTAGGGAAAGAGCCTATAAGTTTGCCACCAAACACTTGCATTGGAGCTCTTATAGAGTATATTACAACACCCAAAAAAGATTTTCAGCCCATGAACGCTAACTATGGTATAATATCAATTGATGATGAAATTTCAAAGATTAAAGACAAAGAGAAAAGAAAACTTTTGATTGCTCAAAAATCTTTAAACATTTGCAGAGAATTAGCCAACAAAATCTTTGAATAA
- the topA gene encoding type I DNA topoisomerase, giving the protein MKKLVIVESPAKAKTIAKYLGKEFKVEASMGHVRDLPKSDLGVDIENGFVPKYINIRGKADVINKLKKYAQEAEKVYLATDPDREGEAISWHLATILGLDTNDNVRITFNEITKKAVQESLKNARPIDQNLVNAQQARRILDRLVGYKLSPFLWEKVKGGLSAGRVQSVATRLVVEREEEIENFKPEEYWTLEAVFKKDVQEFKAKFYGDKKGKIELKNQDHVQKIEEKIKNKEFKVVKIKVSEKKKNPPPPFITSTLQQEASRKLRFTPAKTMAVAQMLYEGVEIKGEGSVGLITYMRTDSTRVSEEAQQAARSLIVQKFGKEYLPEKPRVYKTKKDAQDAHEAIRPTYLDMDPESIKDSLTLDQYKLYKLIYDRFLASQMESSVYEVLSAELEVEGYIFKLTGSKLKFAGFMEVYVEGKDTEDEEEENQLPEIREGEALKPIKLESKQHFTQPPSRYTEATLIKALEENGIGRPSTYAPTIQTILERGYVAKEDRFLKPTELGRIVTNILKEYFKDIIDIEFTAELESNLDKIEEGKLEWTEVVKKYYQPLEKELEIARATLLKVKVEDEETDIVCENCGRKMVIKKGRYGKFLACPGYPECKNTKPYYDYLDVLCPKCGKRIIEKKSKKGKRYYTCEGYPDCDLILWEKPVKNCPKCGSLMFEKGKKGNKKLVCSNENCAYQEKTGEKGE; this is encoded by the coding sequence TTGAAAAAACTTGTCATTGTAGAGTCACCTGCAAAGGCAAAAACAATTGCAAAGTATCTTGGTAAAGAGTTTAAAGTAGAAGCTTCAATGGGGCATGTAAGGGACCTTCCCAAGAGTGATTTGGGCGTTGATATAGAAAATGGTTTTGTCCCTAAGTATATAAACATCAGAGGTAAGGCAGATGTAATAAACAAGCTAAAAAAATATGCACAAGAAGCAGAGAAGGTATACCTTGCAACAGACCCCGACAGGGAAGGCGAGGCAATCTCATGGCATTTAGCAACTATTTTAGGGCTTGATACAAACGATAATGTGAGAATTACATTCAATGAGATAACAAAAAAGGCTGTACAGGAATCTTTGAAAAATGCAAGGCCAATTGACCAGAACTTAGTTAATGCCCAGCAAGCCAGAAGAATTTTAGACAGACTTGTCGGCTACAAGCTAAGTCCATTTTTGTGGGAAAAGGTCAAGGGTGGACTTTCTGCAGGAAGAGTTCAGTCTGTTGCAACAAGGCTTGTGGTTGAAAGAGAAGAAGAGATAGAAAATTTTAAGCCTGAAGAGTACTGGACCTTAGAAGCTGTATTTAAAAAAGATGTCCAAGAGTTTAAGGCAAAGTTCTATGGAGATAAGAAAGGGAAGATAGAGCTAAAAAATCAAGATCACGTTCAAAAAATTGAAGAAAAGATAAAAAATAAAGAATTCAAGGTTGTAAAGATAAAGGTGTCAGAGAAGAAGAAAAATCCGCCCCCACCTTTTATAACAAGCACACTTCAGCAGGAGGCATCAAGAAAACTGAGATTTACTCCTGCAAAGACAATGGCAGTTGCGCAGATGCTGTATGAAGGTGTTGAGATAAAAGGTGAGGGAAGTGTTGGACTTATAACATATATGAGAACAGATTCAACAAGGGTTTCTGAAGAGGCACAGCAGGCAGCAAGAAGTCTTATCGTACAGAAGTTTGGCAAAGAATATCTTCCTGAAAAGCCGAGGGTTTACAAGACAAAAAAAGATGCGCAGGACGCTCATGAGGCTATAAGACCTACTTATTTGGATATGGACCCTGAGAGTATAAAAGATTCTCTGACTCTTGATCAGTACAAGCTGTACAAACTCATTTATGACAGATTTTTAGCGTCGCAGATGGAAAGCAGCGTATATGAGGTTCTTTCAGCCGAGCTTGAAGTTGAGGGTTATATTTTTAAACTCACAGGTTCAAAGCTCAAGTTTGCAGGGTTTATGGAAGTATATGTTGAAGGTAAGGATACAGAAGATGAAGAGGAGGAAAATCAGCTTCCAGAAATTAGAGAAGGAGAGGCTTTAAAGCCCATAAAACTTGAGAGCAAACAGCATTTTACTCAACCGCCTTCTCGCTATACTGAAGCAACCTTAATAAAGGCTTTAGAAGAAAATGGGATAGGAAGACCCAGCACATACGCTCCAACAATCCAGACAATTCTGGAGAGAGGATATGTTGCCAAAGAAGATAGGTTTTTAAAACCAACCGAATTGGGCAGAATTGTAACAAATATACTTAAAGAATATTTCAAAGACATAATAGACATTGAATTTACTGCAGAGCTTGAGAGCAACCTTGACAAAATTGAGGAAGGAAAACTTGAGTGGACAGAGGTGGTAAAAAAATACTACCAGCCACTTGAAAAAGAACTTGAGATAGCACGAGCTACTTTGCTAAAGGTTAAGGTTGAGGATGAGGAGACAGACATTGTATGCGAAAACTGTGGAAGAAAAATGGTGATAAAAAAAGGTAGATACGGAAAGTTCTTGGCATGTCCAGGATATCCTGAATGCAAAAACACAAAACCTTATTACGATTACCTTGATGTGTTGTGTCCAAAGTGCGGCAAGAGGATAATAGAAAAGAAGTCCAAGAAGGGCAAGAGATATTACACGTGCGAGGGGTATCCTGACTGTGACCTAATTTTGTGGGAAAAACCAGTCAAAAACTGTCCGAAGTGTGGCAGTCTCATGTTTGAAAAGGGCAAGAAAGGGAATAAAAAGCTTGTATGTTCAAATGAAAACTGTGCTTACCAAGAAAAAACGGGGGAAAAAGGTGAGTAA
- the dprA gene encoding DNA-processing protein DprA, protein MNREELIYSLWLYSIKGIGPKKFRQIKNKYKSLKDAYLNKKELEVEGIIGAVKDEIKNSDLQRAEKILEFCEKNSINIILEDDELYPDEFKVFDHAPVMLFVKGDAKLLKFPRKISMVGTREPTYYGKRVAKELASLLASLGILVVSGMARGIDSFCHTGALENGKTVAVLGCGVDIVYPKENLKLYRQIIENGCVVSEFLPGTLPEKMNFPQRNRIVAMFSPCLVVIEASTKSGTFSTVDFALEQGKEVFAVPGNIFSQKSSGTNRLIKEGARIICSYEDFLEDIKEIYTLKPAQISFDANEDEEELTDDEKRLIKLLDENGEMHVESLIALTGWEPGKLASLITSLEIKSKVVRGRGNIISKL, encoded by the coding sequence ATGAACAGAGAAGAACTCATTTATTCTTTGTGGCTTTACAGCATAAAAGGGATAGGCCCTAAAAAGTTCAGGCAGATAAAGAATAAGTATAAAAGTCTAAAAGATGCTTATCTTAATAAAAAAGAGTTGGAAGTCGAAGGTATTATTGGCGCAGTAAAAGATGAAATAAAAAATTCTGACTTGCAGAGGGCTGAAAAAATTCTTGAATTTTGTGAGAAAAATAGTATAAATATAATACTTGAAGACGATGAGCTGTATCCAGATGAGTTCAAAGTTTTTGACCATGCACCAGTTATGCTCTTTGTAAAAGGGGATGCAAAGCTTCTTAAATTTCCGCGTAAAATATCAATGGTTGGAACACGAGAACCTACTTATTATGGCAAAAGAGTTGCAAAAGAGCTGGCAAGTCTGCTGGCTTCCTTAGGAATTTTGGTTGTTAGCGGAATGGCAAGGGGGATTGACAGTTTTTGCCATACAGGGGCACTTGAAAATGGGAAGACAGTAGCTGTTTTGGGTTGTGGAGTTGATATTGTATATCCAAAAGAAAATTTAAAGCTTTACCGTCAGATTATAGAAAATGGATGTGTTGTGTCTGAGTTTTTGCCAGGTACTCTGCCGGAGAAAATGAACTTTCCCCAGAGAAACAGAATTGTTGCGATGTTTTCACCTTGCTTGGTTGTAATTGAAGCATCAACCAAAAGTGGCACTTTTTCGACAGTTGACTTTGCTTTGGAGCAGGGGAAAGAGGTATTTGCTGTGCCTGGCAACATATTTTCGCAAAAGAGTAGTGGTACAAACAGGCTCATAAAAGAGGGTGCAAGGATTATATGTTCATATGAGGATTTTCTTGAGGACATAAAGGAGATTTATACTTTAAAACCTGCCCAGATAAGCTTTGATGCAAATGAAGATGAAGAAGAGCTGACAGATGATGAGAAAAGATTGATAAAGCTTTTAGATGAAAATGGTGAGATGCACGTAGAAAGTTTGATTGCGCTAACAGGATGGGAACCTGGCAAGCTTGCAAGTTTAATTACTTCGCTTGAGATAAAGTCCAAGGTTGTAAGAGGACGAGGAAACATAATTTCTAAACTTTAA